The following proteins are encoded in a genomic region of Myxosarcina sp. GI1:
- the rmuC gene encoding DNA recombination protein RmuC, whose translation MQVVIGLIIGLILSGVCVWLIMRSQIQALESQKQACDEKANLYSSQRETLSKKNEELESRLAEKEHEIFSIMQKSSNADARIEQISDLQERLSAEADKNHRLQSENNSQREAITRLTAETENKEQYAEQKIEQISDLQGDLRTKTEENERLRSENTSQKEIITRLTTELENRKQKIDELKDNLQQAIEEKNRYQEENEQASQRVAEANAQKEQLSELRNKLESKERNNQELHTERNNLREELSSLKTKLEKEQESAREKLELLENAQQKLSHTFKILSTEALQNNNQQFLEAAKQTFENIQQTSQHQLEIKQQAIDNLVSPIGKSLDEFNKQIREVENVRQQDKGRIEEQLQSIAAAHSLLQAETANLTKALRQPIVRGRWGEIQLKRVVEISGMQEYCDFTVQETVKTENGLLRPDLIVTLPSQKKVIIDSKAPLQAYLDALEAQEEPKQIENLKNHAKHIRTHINQLSSKNYWEQVKPTPEFVIMFLPGEVFFSAALQQEPSLIEFGIEKNIILATPTTLITLLKTIEYGWRQEKIAENANAIGELGKELNDRFIKFAEHLISVRRKLDDTVKEYNKAIGSYESRLLSTAKKFNEIGGYSNNKLESIEPVVRQVRLLRQEVNGNS comes from the coding sequence ATGCAAGTTGTAATTGGTTTAATAATAGGATTGATTTTGAGTGGAGTTTGTGTCTGGTTGATAATGCGATCGCAAATACAAGCACTTGAATCTCAAAAACAGGCATGTGATGAAAAAGCTAATCTTTATTCTTCTCAAAGAGAAACTCTATCAAAGAAAAATGAGGAATTAGAGTCTCGTTTAGCTGAAAAAGAGCATGAAATTTTCTCAATAATGCAAAAATCGAGCAATGCAGATGCCAGAATAGAGCAAATATCTGACTTGCAAGAAAGATTAAGTGCTGAAGCAGACAAAAATCACAGACTTCAATCAGAAAATAATTCTCAGAGAGAAGCGATAACTAGATTAACTGCCGAAACAGAAAATAAAGAGCAATACGCAGAGCAAAAAATCGAGCAGATATCCGATCTACAAGGAGATTTAAGAACTAAAACAGAAGAAAATGAAAGATTGCGATCGGAAAATACTTCTCAAAAAGAAATAATAACTAGATTGACTACCGAATTAGAAAACAGAAAACAAAAAATTGATGAGTTAAAGGATAACCTTCAGCAAGCCATTGAAGAAAAAAATCGTTACCAAGAAGAAAACGAACAAGCCAGTCAGAGAGTTGCAGAAGCTAACGCTCAAAAAGAACAATTGAGTGAATTGAGAAACAAGCTTGAAAGCAAAGAGCGTAATAATCAAGAGCTTCACACCGAGAGAAATAATTTAAGAGAAGAATTATCAAGCTTGAAAACAAAGTTAGAAAAAGAACAAGAATCAGCAAGAGAAAAACTAGAGCTACTTGAAAATGCACAGCAAAAACTTAGTCATACTTTCAAAATTCTTTCTACTGAAGCTTTACAAAATAATAATCAGCAGTTTTTAGAAGCAGCTAAACAAACCTTTGAGAATATACAACAAACATCTCAGCATCAACTAGAAATTAAGCAACAAGCAATTGATAATTTAGTTTCCCCCATAGGTAAATCGCTTGACGAATTCAATAAACAAATTAGAGAAGTAGAAAATGTTCGCCAGCAAGATAAAGGCAGGATTGAAGAACAACTTCAATCTATTGCTGCTGCTCATTCCCTGCTTCAGGCTGAAACTGCTAATTTGACTAAAGCTTTAAGACAACCTATAGTTCGCGGTAGATGGGGAGAAATACAGTTAAAGCGTGTTGTAGAGATTTCAGGAATGCAAGAATATTGCGACTTTACCGTTCAAGAAACTGTTAAAACTGAAAATGGTTTGCTTCGACCAGATTTAATTGTCACACTTCCTAGCCAAAAAAAGGTAATTATAGATTCAAAAGCACCTTTACAAGCATATTTGGATGCTTTAGAAGCTCAAGAAGAGCCAAAACAGATTGAGAATTTAAAAAATCATGCTAAGCATATACGTACTCATATCAATCAACTTAGCTCCAAAAATTATTGGGAGCAGGTCAAACCCACTCCTGAATTTGTAATTATGTTTTTACCTGGAGAAGTCTTTTTTAGTGCTGCACTTCAGCAAGAGCCAAGTTTAATTGAATTTGGAATTGAGAAAAATATTATTTTAGCTACTCCAACGACTTTAATAACACTTCTGAAAACTATAGAATATGGTTGGAGACAAGAAAAAATTGCAGAAAATGCCAATGCAATTGGAGAACTCGGAAAAGAACTAAACGATAGATTTATTAAATTTGCCGAACATTTAATTTCTGTCCGTAGAAAACTTGACGATACTGTAAAAGAATATAATAAGGCGATAGGTTCTTATGAATCTCGGCTTTTATCTACTGCCAAAAAATTTAATGAAATAGGTGGCTATAGCAATAACAAGCTCGAAAGTATAGAACCAGTTGTTCGCCAAGTACGTTTGCTAAGACAAGAAGTTAACGGCAATAGTTAA
- a CDS encoding zinc metalloprotease HtpX, translated as MFRGNQIKTAALLGLLSGILVLGGYWAMGNEQGAIAGLLFAAIGSFGSWFYSDKAALAAYQAQPIAREQSPEIYDLVADLAQRAGLPMPELYIVPTQTPNAFATGRDPNHAAVAVTQGIMQILSKEELAGVISHELTHIKNRDTLTQAVAGTLGGAVTFLGRMLTFGALYGPVNRDSRNSGNPIGVLVLVVLAPISASLIQMAISRTREFSADRGAAEITRNPLALASALQKLDSVGRKIPMNGNPAFEPVLIMNSFSGGGLQSLFSTHPSTEERIRQLQEIAKQQQSNTNDTTVAVQ; from the coding sequence ATGTTTAGAGGTAATCAAATTAAAACCGCTGCTCTCTTGGGGTTGTTAAGCGGAATTTTGGTCTTGGGCGGTTACTGGGCAATGGGAAACGAACAAGGAGCAATTGCTGGTCTGCTTTTTGCAGCAATTGGTAGTTTTGGTTCCTGGTTTTATTCCGATAAAGCTGCTTTAGCAGCATATCAAGCACAACCCATTGCTCGCGAGCAATCGCCAGAAATATACGATCTGGTAGCCGATTTAGCACAAAGAGCAGGTTTACCCATGCCAGAACTGTATATCGTTCCAACTCAAACTCCTAATGCCTTTGCTACAGGTAGAGATCCCAACCATGCTGCCGTAGCAGTAACTCAAGGGATTATGCAAATATTATCCAAAGAAGAATTAGCAGGGGTAATCTCTCACGAATTAACCCACATCAAAAATCGCGATACTTTAACTCAGGCTGTCGCTGGTACCTTGGGTGGTGCGGTAACGTTTTTGGGTAGAATGCTCACCTTTGGCGCACTTTACGGACCCGTCAATCGAGATAGTCGTAATAGTGGCAATCCCATTGGGGTTTTAGTATTAGTTGTTCTGGCACCTATTTCCGCCTCTTTGATTCAGATGGCAATTTCTCGTACTCGTGAATTTTCGGCAGATCGTGGTGCGGCAGAAATTACGCGCAACCCCTTGGCTTTGGCTAGTGCCTTGCAAAAACTAGATTCTGTCGGTAGAAAAATACCGATGAATGGCAACCCCGCTTTTGAACCAGTATTAATTATGAATTCTTTTTCTGGTGGTGGCTTACAATCGTTGTTTAGTACCCATCCTTCTACAGAAGAAAGAATACGCCAGTTGCAGGAAATAGCCAAACAGCAGCAGAGCAATACTAACGATACTACTGTAGCTGTTCAATAG
- a CDS encoding VOC family protein produces the protein MKLNKIHHIAIICSNYEKSKHFYTNILKFSVINETFREQRNSYKLDLKVGENEQIELFSFPHPPARINSPEACGLRHLAFEIENITEYINYLNSKGINVEPVRIDELTGKKFTFFKDPDNLPLEIYESKV, from the coding sequence ATGAAATTAAACAAAATTCACCATATAGCAATAATTTGCTCTAATTACGAAAAATCCAAACACTTTTACACAAATATACTCAAATTTTCAGTCATAAACGAGACTTTTAGAGAACAGCGAAATTCTTACAAACTAGATTTAAAAGTGGGAGAAAATGAGCAAATAGAGCTTTTTTCTTTTCCTCATCCTCCCGCAAGAATTAATAGCCCTGAAGCTTGTGGACTAAGACATTTAGCCTTTGAAATAGAAAATATAACCGAATATATCAATTATTTGAATTCAAAAGGAATAAACGTCGAACCAGTAAGAATTGACGAATTAACAGGTAAAAAGTTTACGTTTTTTAAAGATCCAGATAATTTGCCACTTGAGATATACGAAAGTAAAGTTTAA
- a CDS encoding serine hydrolase has translation MAFFRPDEQLNAIALSILEAARSKFPSLTRDKIAITWIVYDPPVVVNTGGALSAAEFWQYPVRGFSYRGMERIYPASIVKLFYLVAIHEWLEGEMIAESWELNRAIRDAIALSSNDATNLIVDALTGTTSGPELPAAPFATWKQQRNIVNRYFKSLGWEEFESINVNQKVWGDGAYGRERAFLGEMMENRNMLTTDAVARLLHSIVGGVAVSSQRSQAMMQLIQRSLDSANFVSYDGENQIAGFLGEGLPTNARIWSKAGWMSQVRHDAAYIEIPDLQPYLLVVFTEGKDNSQNKNILPFISQAFVEGMQKLSIA, from the coding sequence ATGGCTTTCTTTCGCCCAGACGAACAGTTAAATGCGATCGCACTATCTATTTTAGAAGCGGCGCGGTCTAAATTTCCCAGCTTGACTAGAGACAAAATTGCTATTACCTGGATAGTTTACGACCCACCAGTAGTTGTTAATACAGGTGGTGCTTTATCAGCAGCAGAATTTTGGCAATATCCAGTTAGAGGTTTTAGCTATCGGGGTATGGAAAGAATTTATCCCGCCAGCATAGTTAAGTTGTTTTATTTAGTGGCAATTCACGAATGGCTTGAAGGAGAAATGATTGCCGAATCCTGGGAATTAAATCGAGCTATTCGAGATGCGATCGCTCTTTCTAGTAACGATGCTACCAATTTAATTGTAGACGCACTTACGGGGACGACTAGCGGTCCCGAATTGCCTGCCGCACCTTTTGCCACCTGGAAACAGCAGCGCAATATTGTCAATCGCTATTTTAAATCTTTAGGCTGGGAAGAATTTGAAAGTATTAATGTCAATCAAAAAGTCTGGGGTGATGGTGCTTATGGTAGAGAGAGAGCTTTTTTAGGCGAAATGATGGAAAACCGCAATATGCTGACAACAGATGCAGTAGCCAGATTATTACATAGTATTGTCGGTGGTGTAGCGGTATCAAGTCAGCGATCGCAAGCGATGATGCAGTTGATTCAACGCAGTCTCGATTCTGCTAATTTTGTTAGTTACGATGGCGAAAATCAAATTGCAGGTTTTTTAGGCGAAGGTTTGCCTACTAACGCTAGAATTTGGTCGAAAGCAGGCTGGATGAGCCAAGTGCGCCACGATGCAGCTTATATTGAAATTCCCGATTTGCAGCCTTATTTGTTGGTAGTATTTACCGAGGGTAAAGATAACAGTCAAAACAAAAATATCTTACCTTTCATTTCTCAGGCTTTTGTTGAGGGAATGCAGAAATTATCGATCGCGTAG